Proteins encoded together in one Mus pahari chromosome 9, PAHARI_EIJ_v1.1, whole genome shotgun sequence window:
- the LOC110326110 gene encoding GLIPR1-like protein 1 yields the protein MALKKKLNFLWILALYLIAIRLPKAFSNDPAPAPVRVPSILDPKFRNAFLDIHNDLRSKVQPPAADMNEMYWDQRLAKIAKLWSRECKFSHNPCTSKRYGCLLDYDFIGENIYLGEIDTQPEDVVTNWHNESRDYNFDDDTCSKICANYTQRKFCRPQTLHKRRALLYVQTKEM from the exons ATGGCCCTGAAGaagaaacttaattttttatgGATATTAGCGCTATATTTGATAGCCATCAGACTGCCCAAGGCATTCAGCAATgatcctgctcctgctcctgttcgGGTGCCAAGTATCTTGGATCCGAAGTTTAGAAATGCGTTCCTGGACATCCACAATGACCTGCGAAGCAAGGTCCAGCCCCCAGCAGCCGATATGAATGAAATG tattgggACCAGCGACTGGCAAAAATAGCAAAACTATGGTCTAGAGAGTGCAAATTTTCCCATAATCCCTGTACCTCAAAGAGATATGGGTGTCTTCTGGACTATGACTTTATTGGAGAAAATATATACTTGGGTGAAATAGACACCCAACCAGAAGATGTTGTTACTAATTGGCATAATGAAAGTAGAGATTATAATTTTGATGATGATACCTGTTCTAAAATATGTGCCAATTATACACAG aggaaattttGCAGGCCGCAGACCTTACATAAACGGAGAGCCCTGCTCTATGTGCAGACTAAGGAAATGTGA